The Oncorhynchus mykiss isolate Arlee chromosome 5, USDA_OmykA_1.1, whole genome shotgun sequence DNA window GTTGTAGAGCAGCTGTATTGTGGGTACTGGGCCTACCTGTGGTAGAACAGCTGTACTGGGTACTGGGTCTACCTGTTGTAGAGCAGCTGTATTGTGGGTACTGGGCCTACCTGTTGTAGAGCAGCTGTATTGTGGGTACTGGGCCTACCTGTTGTAGAGCAGCTGTATTGTGGGTACTGGGCCTACCTGTTGTAGAGCAGCTGTATTGTGGGTACTGGGCCTACCTGTGGTAGAGCAGCTGTATTGTGGGTACTGGGCCTACCTGTGGTAGAACAGCTGTATTGTGGGTACTGGGCCTACCTGTGGTAGAACAGCTGTATTGTGGGTACTGTGTGAAAGCCACTGCTCTCTCTactccatccttctccatctcCTCAATAGCCTCCTCCGTCAGAGGATGCACGTAGCGGAACCCGATGTAGAACTTATGAGGCGCTGTAAGACGTAAAACAGAAACGTGAGAACTGTAAAGCTGAGTAATAAAATGATATCTCACTTCACATCTATCTACAGCATTAGTAAATAGATATTAAAAAGTATATACTTAGGGAATATAATTGAATTAGGCCATCTACACACTCTCCAAGTTAGGCCAACCACAGAGTGGTATTATGTAAGACGGGCCCACATTTAGCACACACCCCCTTATCAGTAAAGTGTGGTGTAGGGGTGTGGGAACAAAACACTCCTCGACTATCTCCCCACCACACCCCAGCCAGTGTCAACGGCCGTTACAACACGACAGCGGTGAAACATTCAGCCTGTTTGTTTTGGCGACTGTGGCATCGTGTGTGGCCCCAGTGTTCGTGCTGCTGCCTAAAGCATATAGGCTAGGTAACCAGTGTGTGACACGCTCTCCTTCCACTCACACCTATCAGCAGGCACATTATGGAACAGGCCAGGTCATCATCAATTAtgaaaatatatatgtttaattatacaatacatattttttaaagggTGCGACCAATCAGCCAGGGTATATGGCTCTGCCaagcattttttatttatttccttcatcactgTGCTTTTAAAATTAGGCATATTCTGTGGTATTTATTCAGCCTTAACAAACCACTAAAGAGCCGAGATGTTGATAGGAGTCAACCAGGAAATaggtcttaggtctctctttatgtacgtatcgtctcttgtcgtgatgtgtgttttgcccTATATTTTTGATCACAGACCCACATCCCGGCAGGaggactgttcctaggccgtcattatacataagattttgttcttaactgacttgcctagttaaataaaggttataaaaATAGATGATAGCTTGTTTGATTCAAAGCAAGACAACCCATAAACCCATGCAGCAGCAACGGAGACATTCTGTTTTTTATATAAAGGCTATtgttgaaaaaaacaaaaaacaagaagGAGTCTATAAGTATTTTAACAGTGCTAATGTTGTCGATCAACTGTAACATGTGTGAGTGTAACAGAGCCAGTTACAACCGAAGTATCGGGTTATCAATAGATTAGAGAGAAGAAGCAGCTTTTAGCCACATTTTATCAGGCAGGTTCTTGTTCCTCCAACTGCCGtcccacgggggggggggggggggggggggggggggggtttatttgGCCAAGTTCtgagcaaatatatatatatatatatatttttttaaaccttcaattatattttatatttatttattttattgttggATATAAGAGTgtaaaacaccaggaaatcatctccaagtgattttaaattTTGTAAATCTGTTAAAGTATTCTCACACGTAATAGAGCAATATGTGATCACACACGAATGATAAACAAGGTTTGAAAAGATTTACGTTTTAGTCAAACGTTATATCTATTTGTGCTTCTTGCGGGTCAATTTGCAGTCTGTAAATTCTATGTAAATGTGTTCCGGGCCCTACGACCATCCGGGGAAAAAGTTAGTGCAGAACCCAGGTAATGTCTGGGCTATGAAGTGTTATGTCTGGGCTATGAAGTGTTATGGTCTGACCTGTTTCCGGACACATCTCATCCAGCAGTTTGACCATGCCCTCCCCCTGCATGGTGGTCCAGGCCTTGATAGGAGAGCCTCCTCCGATCCGGCTGTACTGCTCCTGGATCTTAGGGGTGCGCCGCTTCGCTATGAAGGGCCCAAGTCgactgaggagggagagagattcacAGCGTCCTAAATCATGTCAACTTCCGGAGTAATAAAACTAACAGTATTCAGACGCCATGACCTTTCACCCCCCAAAATGttttcttacattacagccttattttaaaatggattaaattaatttTCCCTCTTCAtccaatctacacataataccaaaGCCGAAACAATTGTCTTATCTTTTCTCTGTACCCCACAGATACAATTATTTGCAAGGTCCCTCAATAATCAAGTAATGAATTTAAGGGCACCTATTcataatttttttatattttttaaacagaacagacgctgaatatccctttgagcatggtaaagttattaattaggctttggatggtgtgtcaatacacccagtcactgcaaagatacaggcgtccttcccagctcagttgctggagaggaaggaaactgttcAGGGATTTAACCACCAGGCcactggtgactttaaaacagagtttagtTTAGTGTCCaggatatgaagaaaaaaaaacagggatgtaaacaaatttgtccacatcatttgagagaaataagcttttttgtgcatatggaacatttctgggatcttttatttcagctcatgaaaccaaaaCTTTACATATTGCTGTTCAGTGAAATCTACTTATGGCAAGACGGCACGAACCGATCTTGGGCCTGGCAAACATAAATGTACCTTGTCCTTGTGtgttgtaacggttttgacttgaggttattgtTTGTAGGGGTGTCAGGTAGGTTGAAAATATTGATTTCTCCCTTTTttgtttgggagggaatgagtcccatctggtcagTCAAGTCgacaccaatacaaaggactcaTGTAAAAGTCAATATGTAAATActcttttcataaacccttaaaacacTGGAAATAACTCCCGAGCCATCACAGTGTGAGCGCGAGACCACTTACTTCTGAACAGGAAGCTTCATCAGATCGGTGTCGGAGAAGAGGCGCAGCAGGAAATCGTGAACATCGTCCAGTTTCTCAGGTCCTCCCATGTTCATCATTAGGATCCCCGTTTTGGGCTTTCTGCAAGGATAAGTACAGTGCTACATTAATACTGTATCATTATTTACAATTGTAACTCAAGACGTCTAAAGCAAGTATCCAAGTATTTAGGTTTCTGTGTGGATATGCACAGTAGTACTGTGCTATTCAGAACTGAAACAGCCAAGCAGATATCCCTTGTCTAGACATGTATCCAGAAAGAGCTGCCATTGAAACACATGGAGTGAGGTCGTACGAGGGCTCTACCAACTACATAACCAACTGGCACGCATCCGCCCCCCCCCTCAAATTAGgcctatactactgtactatactgtggaCAGTAGGTATTTATCCAGGCCCTGTATTGAAGGAAGTGAtgccacacaaaaaaaacaatagtttgttgCTTGCTCAGTCTTACATGTAATGAACCCACTGAAGCTCGGCATGGTCCTACATTTTGGCCGCGGCCTTTTTTAGAGACCCCATCTCTTTATTGAACTTCAGTCTGCAatacttttttttggggggggtgtgtGAGCAACACAGCTCACATTACACAGCTTCATGTATCTACATTTGTTTCACTTGGACCTCAATTTAGTCCTTTTCATCAACATAGAAGTACAGGGTAGTGTCCATACGCAGTTTCTCACTCAACACATTTCGGTATGAATGACGACAGGGTAAAAGAGAACTTGaatcaaagggatatttaattccctctctctagtctattgTACCGGACCTGTTTTCTACCGCTTCTGGGGTCGCTGTGGAGGCTGGCTGGGCGAAGGCTGCAACGGTTGCACTACTAGACTGTCTTCTGAGAGGTGTCGAAACACTCAGGCTTACGGCGTTACTGCACCTGGCaactgaagggagagagagacagagaagattaAAGTCAAAATCAGGCATTTAAATTGATATATTTCCTTCTAAGCCGATGACTAAAACACATaggggaaaaatatatattttataatcaTTCTGAAAGCAAAACTTCAATTATTATTTCAAGGCATTACCAACATGTATTACCAGTCAAGCTTGGGAGTGGCAACTTTAGTATTTGTTATTAAGAATAGTTTAGTAGACTAGTAGTAGttgccaaacacacacatatacacatatatatatatatatttctaattGGCTGCAGTAGCAATCAGTGAACACTAAGCGGCGCACGATTATTATGCAAGTTGAACAAAATGTCAGTTGTGTAACTTTGAGTTGCATTAGCTAATTAAAACGTTTAATTGCCTCAATTTTAGCCTAAGTAgctatttttttctctccacagTTTCATTTAACTCCTGGAAGAGGTCAATAATATGACATAGAGCAGTTTGACAAAAGGTTTAGTAAACATTAGTATGTTTGTGGTTAGTCCTTCGAACAAACCAGCTAGAAGAAATACTTGCTAGTTTAGCTTTTGGCATATTATTGCGATTATAATTCAAACTGAAATATTTACGAGAAGATAATGCTATAATATTGAGGCATCGGTGAAGTCCGGTCTCTCACGAAATACCTTATTCACAACCTGAAGGTTAaaaagccaatgctaactagctagcgagTGTGGTAAAAGGCTTGCTGGTGGGCAATATAAACTAGCATTTGGCTATTAGCTAACTAGCCATCCAGCAAATACATGTCAAAGATACAGTTAACTTGTGTTCATGTTCTTGTGCTGCTGCTAACTTGCTAACTAACCAGCTATCTGTACAGCTAGCTCGCTAACATTAGCACAAAGTAGCTACCCATCCACTTACATTGAATGAGCCGAGTCGCCCTTCCCAATACAGACATCATGTTTCAACGGAGGATTTCTATACTTCTAGGAGTGATTTGGTCCAGTCGGCGGATCCTATCTGTCTTTATAACAAATAGCGTGGTCGACCAGCTAAATTCCCCCCAGCCTCTAACACCCGAGGAGTGACACTGACAGAAAGCACACTAACAGCACTTGTCACGTGTGTTTACAAGCCATGCCTGTGCTCTGATGTAGG harbors:
- the fech gene encoding ferrochelatase, mitochondrial isoform X3, which codes for MMSVLGRATRLIQFARCSNAVSLSVSTPLRRQSSSATVAAFAQPASTATPEAVENRKPKTGILMMNMGGPEKLDDVHDFLLRLFSDTDLMKLPVQNRLGPFIAKRRTPKIQEQYSRIGGGSPIKAWTTMQGEGMVKLLDEMCPETAPHKFYIGFRYVHPLTEEAIEEMEKDGVERAVAFTQYPQYSCSTTGSSLNAIYRYYSSRGDRPKMRWSVIDRWPTHPLLVECFSQHVLNELQKFPSEKRDDVVILFSAHSLPLSVVNRGDPYPQEVGATVQRVMERLGHCNPYRLVWQSRVGPMPWLGPQTDDVIKGLCERGKKNLLLVPIAFTSDHIETLHELDIEYSQVLGEEVRVCVSWTSSTLDGRGGTCLCELDIEYS
- the fech gene encoding ferrochelatase, mitochondrial isoform X4, which produces MMSVLGRATRLIQFARCSNAVSLSVSTPLRRQSSSATVAAFAQPASTATPEAVENRKPKTGILMMNMGGPEKLDDVHDFLLRLFSDTDLMKLPVQNRLGPFIAKRRTPKIQEQYSRIGGGSPIKAWTTMQGEGMVKLLDEMCPETAPHKFYIGFRYVHPLTEEAIEEMEKDGVERAVAFTQYPQYSCSTTGSSLNAIYRYYSSRGDRPKMRWSVIDRWPTHPLLVECFSQHVLNELQKFPSEKRDDVVILFSAHSLPLSVVNRGDPYPQEVGATVQRVMERLGHCNPYRLVWQSRVGPMPWLGPQTDDCVSVLSRLVLCRGWALRQMIVSLSSLGWSYAVAGPSDK
- the fech gene encoding ferrochelatase, mitochondrial isoform X5 gives rise to the protein MMSVLGRATRLIQFARCSNAVSLSVSTPLRRQSSSATVAAFAQPASTATPEAVENRKPKTGILMMNMGGPEKLDDVHDFLLRLFSDTDLMKLPVQNRLGPFIAKRRTPKIQEQYSRIGGGSPIKAWTTMQGEGMVKLLDEMCPETAPHKFYIGFRYVHPLTEEAIEEMEKDGVERAVAFTQYPQYSCSTTGSSLNAIYRYYSSRGDRPKMRWSVIDRWPTHPLLVECFSQHVLNELQKFPSEKRDDVVILFSAHSLPLSVVNRGDPYPQEVGATVQRVMERLGHCNPYRLVWQSRVGPMPWLGPQTDDCVSVLSRSVLCRGWALRQMIVSLPSLGWSYAVAGPSDR